TATATCCTGTGGCTATTAATTTATTTTCATAACCGAGATAGACTCCGGCCGAAAAATCTTAAAAAAAGGAATGCACCGTATAATCAATCAGCGGCGCTTTGTCAAGGTCTATTCAAAGTTGGCAAGAGCTTTTTTCGCCTTTGCGGCACTGCTGCTGGCGGGATATTTTTGTATGAGCGCCGCATACGTCGCCCGGGCCGCGTCGAAACCACCGATCGCCTGAAATGACATAGCGATCTTCAGAAGAGCATCCGGAACCTTGGGACTCTTCGGAAAATCGCTTTGCACCCGTTTAAATTCACTGATCGCCTGAGCATACTGGGCCAGCGAATAATAACTTTCTCCCAACCAATACCTGGCATTAGCGGCACGGGAAGAATCGGGAAAATCCCTGAGATAGGCAGCGAAAAGCTTAACCGAAGTCTCGTAGTCACCATTCCGGTATGCGGTCAGCGAATCTTCATAGAGCCGCTCATGAGCCCCGCCTGGCAACGCCGCCGAGCTCTCAAGCCGAGGTTCGACAACCTTTTCTGCCCGCTCAACAAGTTTTTCCCGAGAGCTTCGCTGTTCACGACCTTCAGTTGCCTCCTCCACCAGGACCCTGATTCTTTGATCCTGCTTTAGAAGCTGATCCCTGGCCTCATCGAAACGTCGCTGCAGGTCTTCAACCTGTTTTTGCAGCGCTTGCTGCACCATAACGGATTCCGCCAGAGTCTTTTCCAGACTCGCCACTTGATTTTTAACTTCAACGACGGCCTGACGATCATCCAACGGCACCTTGCATCCACAAAACAACAGTACCGGCAGAAGGACAAAAGCGAATATCGGCCGAAACTGTTGTTTCATGATCAGGCCCGTTGTTGCTCAAGTTTACGCCAATCCGCCAAAAACCGCTCAACTCCGATATCAGTCAGGGGGTGCTGAGCCAACTGCATGATCACCTTAAAAGGGATCGTACAGACATCGGCGCCCAGTTCGGCCGCCGCTAGAACATGCTGGGGATGTCTGATACTGGCCACAATGATCTTGGTCAGATAACCGTAATTATCATAAATCACCGCGATCTGACGAACCAGTTCCATGCCATCCGTGCCGATATCATCGAGGCGTCCGACAAAGGGACTGACGTAAGTCGCCCCGGCTTTGGCGGCCAGTAAAGCCTGCAGGGGCGAGAAGATCAGCGTGACATTCGTTTTAATGCCCAGCGCGGTAAGCTCTTTGACGGCCTTCAAACCTTCCGGCAGCATCGGTACCTTGATAACAATATTCTCGCCCAGAGCCTTCAGTTTCCGGGCCTCGGCAACCATCTCTTCAGAACGCAGGGAAATGACTTCGGCGCTGACCGGGCCCGGCACCAAAGCGGCAATTTCGCTGATCCCGGTAAAAAAATCAAACCCTTCCTTCGCAACCAGGGAAGGGTTGGTCGTCACCCCATCAACCAGGCCATAATTCATGGCCTCCCGAATTTCCTCAAGATTGGCTGTATCGATAAAAAATTCCATCTGTTACCTTTCTAACATCCGGCACCGCTGGTGCCGCCACCACCCAGCAGGCTGATG
The sequence above is drawn from the Pseudomonadota bacterium genome and encodes:
- the fsa gene encoding fructose-6-phosphate aldolase; its protein translation is MEFFIDTANLEEIREAMNYGLVDGVTTNPSLVAKEGFDFFTGISEIAALVPGPVSAEVISLRSEEMVAEARKLKALGENIVIKVPMLPEGLKAVKELTALGIKTNVTLIFSPLQALLAAKAGATYVSPFVGRLDDIGTDGMELVRQIAVIYDNYGYLTKIIVASIRHPQHVLAAAELGADVCTIPFKVIMQLAQHPLTDIGVERFLADWRKLEQQRA
- the ybgF gene encoding tol-pal system protein YbgF; protein product: MKQQFRPIFAFVLLPVLLFCGCKVPLDDRQAVVEVKNQVASLEKTLAESVMVQQALQKQVEDLQRRFDEARDQLLKQDQRIRVLVEEATEGREQRSSREKLVERAEKVVEPRLESSAALPGGAHERLYEDSLTAYRNGDYETSVKLFAAYLRDFPDSSRAANARYWLGESYYSLAQYAQAISEFKRVQSDFPKSPKVPDALLKIAMSFQAIGGFDAARATYAALIQKYPASSSAAKAKKALANFE